A segment of the Panacibacter ginsenosidivorans genome:
CGCAAAAATGGAAACTTTGTTATTCAGGTGCACAACGGTGTAACGATGTATTAAGAGTATTGCCTCTTGCAACTGATATTCCTGCTGAAGAAGCAACCCAAATCTCTGCACAGGCAAGATTTTTAAGAGCATTTTATCATTTTGAATTAAAGAAAATATTTGGAAATATTGTTTATGCTGACGAAAATCTAACATTAGACAATACTACAAATACAACAGATGTTTGGCCAAATATTGAAGCTGATCTTAATTTTGCTGTAGATAACCTGCCTGAAACATTTAGCGACGAAGGAAGAGTGAATAAATGGGCGGCAAAAGCATTATTGGCTAAAACATACATGTTTCAGCATAAATATTCTGATGCTTATACTTTGTTGAAAGATATCATCGCCAACGGTAAAACTACAAAAGGCGAAAAGTATGCGCTCCTGCCACACTTCTACTCTAATTTCAACCCCGCTCAGAAAAACAGTGCAGAGTCTGTATTTGCTGCACAGACTTCTGTACAGGATGGTTCTTCAGTTGACTGGGGTGGTGATCCAAACGGAAATTACGGTGATATCCTAAACTTCCCTTACACAGGTGGCCCGGGTGCCTGCTGTGGATTTTATAATCCATCACAGGATCTGGCTGATGCATTTAAAACTGACGCAAATGGTCTTCCATTACTTGACACCTGGTATAGCGGTAATCACGTTAGCGATGTTACAACTCCTTATGTAGGTAATTTAGATCCAAGAATTGACTGGACAATGGGAAGAAAGGGTATTCCTTATCTGGATTGGGGTAACCATCCAGGCGATGCATGGATCAGAAACCCAGGTGCCGACGGTCATTTCAGTCCAATAAAAAATGTTTATGCAGCTTCTCAGAAAGATTCTTATACAGATGTTGGCAGTGCTTATTGGGGGCCAACTGAACTGGTTGCAAACAATGTGAATATTATACGCTTTGCCGATGTAATACTTTGGGCTGCAGAATGTGCCGCTGATGCAGGTGATCTTGCTGCTGCTATGGATTATGTAAACCAGGTTCGCGACAGGGTTACAGATTCAAACACATGGGTTAAAAAAGGTGGAAGCTATGATGCCGCAAATGCAGTTTATACCGGAGGTACCAATGCTGATACTTATAAGATTGGATTATATACTTCTTTCCCTTCGAAAGATTATGCTATAAAAGCGGTACAATTTGAAAGAAGACTTGAACTTGCTATGGAAGGTCATCGTTTCTTTGACCTTGTAAGATACGGGACTGCAGGTACAGTATTAAATGCTTATTATGACAGGTACAGATCAATCATGCCGTTAAAAGCAAATGCACACTGGACAGCAGGAAAGAACGAATACTTCCCAATTCCGCAAGGAGAAATTGATAACCTGAATTCTGATGGAACAGAACGTTTAGTTCAAAATCCAGGATATTAATAATAGATAAAATAGATTTAGTTTTTATAAGAGAGGTAGAGCTAATAACTCTGCCTCTTTTTCGTAATGTTATTTTATATCTAAAGAAATACTTTATTGATACCAGCTATATAACACAGATTTATCTTCGTTGCGTCGCAATCCTTTCATCGTTCTGAACACTTTTGAACATTGTTAAGAGCCAGCTGCTGCAATTGGATTATGTAATAAAAAAGGTTTTAAAAGGTGAAAAAAACTTTTAGAATTTTCGATCTTGCCGAGGTGCTTACTAAAAGTACAAGAGTGCGACGCAAGTAAAGATGCAATATGTGTTTAAGCCGGGTACATTTTTTTATTATATGCGCATCGTAATGATGCATTAAGTAAAACTTTTAGAATGAGGGTTATTAATTTTCTGATTTGTTTTAGTTTGATAGTTTCATTTTCTGCATGTATTGGTAACGATACTTTATTCACTGAGGTAAGTTCCGGTAAATCAGGTATTGATTTTTCGAATAATATAGTAGAAAATGATACCATAAATCCGCTGGATATAACCAATATATATAATGGAGGCGGTGTAGGCGTTGGAGACTTTAATAATGATGGTTTGGAGGATCTTTATTTTACGGGCAATATAGTGAGCAACAAGTTGTACCTGAACAAAGGCGATTTTAAATTTGAAGACATAACGGATGTTGCTAAGGTTGATGGTAATGGTGAATGGTGCCGGGGTGTTGCTGTTGTTGATATAAACAATGACGGCCTGCAGGATATATATGTATGTGCAACATTAAAACATGAAGCTAATCAGCGCAAAAATTTACTGTATATAAATCAGGGAAACGATAAAAATAATGTGCCTCACTTTAAAGAGATGGCTGAAACGTATGGTTTGGCAGATACAGGTCAATCAACCCAGGCAGCTTTCTTTGACTACGATAATGATGGTGATCTTGATGCATATGTAGTAACGAATGCAGTTAATACAGTTAAGTTTCCCGATAACTTTCATCCTGTTTTAAAAAATGGTGAGAACCCCAGCACCGGAAGGCTTTACAGAAATGACTGGAGTGATTCTTTAAAGCATCCGTTCTTTACAGATGTTTCTAAACAGGCCGGGATACAAACAGAAGGTTATGGTCACTCTGTGAACATTACTGATATCAACCAGGATGGCTGGAAAGATATTTATGTGACCAATGACTTTATCTCCAATGATCTTCTTTGGATTAATAATCATGATGGCACTTTTACAGAAGAACTTTCAAAATATTTCAAGCATACTTCAGCAAATGCCATGGGTAATGACATCGTGGATATAAACAATGATGGCCTTGCCGATGTAGTGGCCCTGGACATGGATCCTGAAGATAATTTCAGGAAGAAAATGATGCTGAATTCTATCAGCTATCAGCGATACCAGAATAGTGACCGTTTTGGGTATAATTATCAGTATGTGCGTAATACACTACAATTAAACCAGGGGCCAAGAGTTGGCGCTAATGATTCTATTGGTGTTCCTGCTTTTAGTGATATAGGTTTTTTTGCCGGTATGGCTGAAACTGATTGGAGCTGGACGCCGCTCGTTACAGATTTTGATAATGATGGTAACCGTGATATAATAGTTACCAACGGGTATCCCAAAGATCTTACAGATCATGATTTTATTTCTTACAGAAACCAGGCAACAAATATTGCTTCTAAAAAAATCATTCTTCAACAGATTCCAGAGGTAAAGCTGCACAACTATGCATTTAAAAATAATGCAGATCTTACCTTTTCTGATGTAACTAATAAATGGGGTTTAAGCGAACCAACATTTTCCAACGGGGCGGTATATGTTGATCTTGATAATGATGGTGATCTTGATGTAGTGATAAATAATATCAACAGCGAGGCAATAGTGTATAATAATAGTTCAAGACAAAAATTTATTGATAGCAGCCACTATCTAAAAATTCAATTTGCAGGAGATAGCAAAAACAAAAACGGCGTCGGTGCTTATGCTTATGTATATTATGATCACGGCAAAATACAGTTTTGGGAGAATACACCTTACCGTGGATATCTTTCTTCTGTTGACAGCCGTGCGCAGTTTGGTCTTGGTAAAACAACAATGGTAGACTCTGTTGTGATCAAATGGCCCAATGGAAAAAAGCAAAGTATTCCCAATATTAAAGCTGATCAATTACTGAAAGTAAATATCAATGATGCAAAAATTGAGTATTCATCTTCGCATGAAATGCTTGCAAAAAATACTTTATTCAAAGATTTCTCTGATTCAGTAAACATACATTATGTGCATCATGAAAAAGATTTTGTTGACTTCAACATACAAAAATTATTACCACATAAATTTTCTGAATTTGATCCTGCATTAGCAGCAGGCGATGTAGATAACAATGGTCTTGATGATCTTATTATCGGAGGGTCTATTGGGTACAGTGCGCAAATATTTTTGCAACAAAGCAATGGCCATTTTATACAAAGAGCACTTACTGCAGACACAGGTATGGATAAGAAAAAAGCACAGGACCTTGGCATACTCTTATTTGATGCAGATAAGGATGGCGACCCCGATCTTTATATTGCAAGCGGTGGTTACCAGAATAATCATAATGATGCATCATACCGCGATAGGTTTTATATTAATGATGGTAAAGGAATTTTTAAAGAAGATACCACTGCATTGGCCAAAAATCTCACCAGCAAATTTTGTGTAAGAGCGATTGATTATGATAAAGACGGCGATCTCGATCTTTTTGTTGCCGGTCGTGTAGATCCATGGAACTATCCTAAACCGGTATCCAGCTTTATTTTCAGGAACGATACTAAAAATGGAAAGATTCAATTTACAGATGTTACTGCTTCTGTTGCAAAAGACCTGAACAATATTGGACTTGTTTGCGATGCTGTGTTTACGGATTTTGATAACGATGGCTGGACAGATATTGTACTCGCCGGCGAATGGATGCCCATCACATTTTTGAAAAATGATAAAGGTGTTTTTAAAAATGTATCATCAGCATCAGGTATTAATAACCAGATTGGCTGGTGGAATACTATTGCACCCGGCGATTTTGATAATGATGGCGACATAGATTATATCGCAGGCAACGTAGGAG
Coding sequences within it:
- a CDS encoding RagB/SusD family nutrient uptake outer membrane protein, which translates into the protein MKKIKYKIIIPASLSVIVVLAACSKDFLNKPPLGTLNPEIVASEVGVQGVLIGAYSLVDGEGASGDGFASGASNWIFGGVASDDANKGSDPSDVADAAPMEDWTITPTNGAIPQKWKLCYSGAQRCNDVLRVLPLATDIPAEEATQISAQARFLRAFYHFELKKIFGNIVYADENLTLDNTTNTTDVWPNIEADLNFAVDNLPETFSDEGRVNKWAAKALLAKTYMFQHKYSDAYTLLKDIIANGKTTKGEKYALLPHFYSNFNPAQKNSAESVFAAQTSVQDGSSVDWGGDPNGNYGDILNFPYTGGPGACCGFYNPSQDLADAFKTDANGLPLLDTWYSGNHVSDVTTPYVGNLDPRIDWTMGRKGIPYLDWGNHPGDAWIRNPGADGHFSPIKNVYAASQKDSYTDVGSAYWGPTELVANNVNIIRFADVILWAAECAADAGDLAAAMDYVNQVRDRVTDSNTWVKKGGSYDAANAVYTGGTNADTYKIGLYTSFPSKDYAIKAVQFERRLELAMEGHRFFDLVRYGTAGTVLNAYYDRYRSIMPLKANAHWTAGKNEYFPIPQGEIDNLNSDGTERLVQNPGY
- a CDS encoding VCBS repeat-containing protein; the protein is MRVINFLICFSLIVSFSACIGNDTLFTEVSSGKSGIDFSNNIVENDTINPLDITNIYNGGGVGVGDFNNDGLEDLYFTGNIVSNKLYLNKGDFKFEDITDVAKVDGNGEWCRGVAVVDINNDGLQDIYVCATLKHEANQRKNLLYINQGNDKNNVPHFKEMAETYGLADTGQSTQAAFFDYDNDGDLDAYVVTNAVNTVKFPDNFHPVLKNGENPSTGRLYRNDWSDSLKHPFFTDVSKQAGIQTEGYGHSVNITDINQDGWKDIYVTNDFISNDLLWINNHDGTFTEELSKYFKHTSANAMGNDIVDINNDGLADVVALDMDPEDNFRKKMMLNSISYQRYQNSDRFGYNYQYVRNTLQLNQGPRVGANDSIGVPAFSDIGFFAGMAETDWSWTPLVTDFDNDGNRDIIVTNGYPKDLTDHDFISYRNQATNIASKKIILQQIPEVKLHNYAFKNNADLTFSDVTNKWGLSEPTFSNGAVYVDLDNDGDLDVVINNINSEAIVYNNSSRQKFIDSSHYLKIQFAGDSKNKNGVGAYAYVYYDHGKIQFWENTPYRGYLSSVDSRAQFGLGKTTMVDSVVIKWPNGKKQSIPNIKADQLLKVNINDAKIEYSSSHEMLAKNTLFKDFSDSVNIHYVHHEKDFVDFNIQKLLPHKFSEFDPALAAGDVDNNGLDDLIIGGSIGYSAQIFLQQSNGHFIQRALTADTGMDKKKAQDLGILLFDADKDGDPDLYIASGGYQNNHNDASYRDRFYINDGKGIFKEDTTALAKNLTSKFCVRAIDYDKDGDLDLFVAGRVDPWNYPKPVSSFIFRNDTKNGKIQFTDVTASVAKDLNNIGLVCDAVFTDFDNDGWTDIVLAGEWMPITFLKNDKGVFKNVSSASGINNQIGWWNTIAPGDFDNDGDIDYIAGNVGENSFYKASDQYPIAVYAKDFDNNGNYDAIPALYLPTSMEDQTKREFPAYGRDDLIKQMIAMRSRFQSYRTYANATMDSVLLADQRKDAIIYHANNLKSCYIRNDGNGKFTLQPLPMQAQLSMLCGMAVEDFDGDGNLDVVINGNDYGTDVSTGRYDALNGLFMKGDGKGNFVPQTILQSGIYIPGNGKALVKLRSKTGSCLLAASQNRGPLKIFKLKRDVHCIALQPNDISAVIQYRNGKTQKQECYYGSSFLSQSARFINADNTMASVIITDANGNQRKIVL